Proteins from one Actinopolymorpha sp. NPDC004070 genomic window:
- a CDS encoding ABC transporter permease, which produces MFGFAAYLGRRLLRLVASLVAVSLITFVLLQLAPGNFADIQRISSGASTIGSAGTEDVANAFKARYGADVPVWKQYLIFMKGAVTWDFGPSYKYPTLDVQEIIAKAFPVSATLALLSVLLALLIALPVGVFAALRQNSPADHGTMFLVTLGHALPGFLSAAFLVLLFTATLHVLPSSGFSGPRNLIMPVLALAVGPAAVLARYVRSSMLETLREEYVTAAYAKGGPRRTVIVRHALRNSLIPLVTVVGPLLAGLMTGTVFIEALFRIPGLGLYFAAAAASRDMPLLMGSTLFFAVILMVTNLLVDLVYGVLDPRIRAEGGWGRSRSRKASQRISPQETL; this is translated from the coding sequence GTGTTCGGGTTCGCGGCGTACCTCGGCCGCCGGTTGCTGCGGCTGGTGGCGTCGCTGGTCGCGGTGTCGCTGATCACGTTCGTCCTGCTGCAGCTGGCGCCGGGCAACTTCGCCGACATCCAGCGGATCAGCAGCGGCGCCAGCACCATCGGGTCGGCCGGCACCGAGGACGTCGCGAACGCGTTCAAGGCCCGCTACGGCGCCGACGTCCCGGTCTGGAAGCAGTACCTCATCTTCATGAAGGGCGCGGTCACCTGGGACTTCGGCCCGTCGTACAAGTACCCCACGCTGGACGTCCAGGAGATCATCGCCAAGGCGTTCCCGGTGTCGGCCACGCTGGCGTTGCTGTCGGTGCTGCTGGCGCTGCTGATCGCCCTGCCGGTCGGTGTCTTCGCCGCGCTGCGGCAGAACTCCCCGGCCGACCACGGGACGATGTTCCTGGTCACGTTGGGGCACGCGCTGCCGGGCTTCCTCAGCGCGGCGTTCCTGGTGCTGTTGTTCACCGCCACGCTGCACGTGCTGCCCTCCAGCGGGTTCTCCGGGCCGCGCAACCTGATCATGCCGGTGCTCGCGCTGGCCGTCGGGCCGGCCGCGGTGCTCGCCCGCTACGTCCGGTCGAGCATGCTGGAGACGCTGCGGGAGGAGTACGTCACCGCGGCCTACGCCAAGGGTGGCCCGCGCCGCACGGTCATCGTCCGGCACGCGCTGCGCAACTCCCTCATCCCGCTGGTGACGGTGGTCGGCCCGTTGCTGGCGGGGCTGATGACCGGGACGGTGTTCATCGAGGCGCTGTTCCGCATCCCCGGGCTGGGCCTCTACTTCGCCGCCGCGGCGGCCAGCCGGGACATGCCGCTGCTGATGGGCAGCACGTTGTTCTTCGCGGTCATCCTGATGGTCACCAACCTTCTGGTCGACCTGGTGTACGGCGTACTCGATCCACGGATCCGGGCCGAAGGGGGGTGGGGACGATCGCGCTCTCGGAAGGCGTCGCAGCGGATCTCACCGCAGGAAACACTGTGA
- a CDS encoding ABC transporter ATP-binding protein has translation MSTPTRSRADDRRRRPGHDAGAGSGSDPGPDAPLLSVRDLHVHFRRGKETLRAVDGVSFDLRAGRALAIVGESGSGKTVTARSLLRLLPRTARIADGQVWFNHAAGGRDGDPAVAGGDRPGGRGRRERGAAGPRDLLRLGEREMRRVRGRDIGMVFQNAMEAMNPTLTLERQLTEHLLWHGICGKAEARDRAVRALGDVGIPDPERRIRTYPFQLSGGMRQRAMIAMAMLTQPALLIADEPTTAVDVTVQRQILDLLVEVKNRGTGIVMITHDLGVARYFCDDVVVMYAGRVVERATTPELLDSPRHPYSVGLLGSCVEIGDRGRALAPIQGAPPDLARRPQGCAFHPRCGLAEAPRCLTDQPLLPLGGGGPGVSGSGGSGAGGSGGTGGREAACWKVVPDA, from the coding sequence ATGAGCACACCGACCCGGTCCCGCGCGGACGACCGCCGGCGCCGCCCCGGCCACGACGCCGGCGCGGGCTCTGGTTCCGATCCCGGTCCGGACGCGCCGCTGCTGTCGGTCCGCGACCTGCACGTGCACTTCCGCCGGGGCAAGGAGACCTTGCGCGCGGTGGACGGCGTGAGCTTCGACCTGCGCGCCGGCCGGGCGCTGGCGATCGTGGGAGAGAGCGGCAGCGGCAAGACGGTGACCGCGCGCAGCCTGTTGCGGTTGTTGCCGCGCACCGCGCGGATCGCGGACGGTCAGGTGTGGTTCAACCACGCCGCCGGAGGCCGGGACGGCGATCCGGCCGTGGCCGGAGGAGACCGACCGGGTGGCCGTGGCCGGCGCGAGCGGGGTGCCGCCGGCCCCCGCGACCTGCTCCGGCTCGGTGAGCGGGAGATGCGGAGGGTACGCGGGCGGGACATCGGCATGGTGTTCCAGAACGCCATGGAGGCGATGAACCCCACCCTCACCCTCGAACGCCAGTTGACCGAACACCTGCTCTGGCACGGGATCTGTGGAAAGGCCGAGGCCCGTGACCGGGCGGTGCGGGCGCTCGGCGACGTCGGCATCCCCGACCCCGAACGCCGGATCCGTACGTACCCCTTCCAGCTGTCCGGCGGGATGCGCCAGCGGGCGATGATCGCGATGGCGATGCTCACCCAGCCGGCCCTGCTGATCGCCGACGAACCCACCACCGCCGTGGACGTGACCGTGCAGCGGCAGATCCTCGACCTGCTGGTGGAGGTGAAGAACCGCGGCACCGGGATCGTGATGATCACCCACGACCTCGGCGTAGCGCGGTACTTCTGCGACGACGTGGTGGTGATGTACGCCGGCCGGGTGGTGGAGCGGGCGACCACGCCGGAGCTGCTGGACTCACCGCGCCACCCGTACTCCGTCGGCCTGCTCGGCTCGTGCGTGGAGATCGGCGACCGCGGCCGGGCGCTGGCACCGATCCAGGGCGCTCCGCCGGACCTGGCCCGCCGGCCGCAGGGGTGCGCGTTCCATCCCCGGTGCGGACTGGCCGAGGCGCCGCGCTGCCTGACCGACCAGCCGCTGCTTCCGCTCGGTGGCGGTGGTCCCGGCGTCAGTGGTTCCGGCGGCAGCGGTGCCGGTGGTTCCGGGGGTACGGGTGGCCGGGAGGCCGCGTGCTGGAAGGTGGTGCCGGATGCCTGA
- a CDS encoding ATP-binding cassette domain-containing protein gives MPEDVLVRAENLGKTFSTPAGDVVAVDDVSFDVVRGETLGLVGESGSGKSTVARLLMWLQEPTSGRVLFDGTDLAAVPGRDLRTVRRRMQMVFQNPYGSLLPHYTAAGNVAEPLRLHRIGDKESRRARALELLDLVGVNPRFADLYPRQFSGGQQQRIAIARALALEPDLLVCDEPTSALDVSIQAQILNLLDDLRERLGLTCLFISHNLAVVERLANRVAVMRQGHIVELAPTEELFRTPQDPYTRALLGAVLPVRG, from the coding sequence ATGCCTGAGGACGTGCTCGTGCGTGCGGAGAACCTCGGCAAGACGTTCTCCACCCCGGCCGGCGACGTGGTCGCGGTCGACGACGTGTCGTTCGACGTCGTGCGCGGCGAGACGCTCGGCCTGGTGGGGGAGAGCGGCAGCGGCAAGTCGACCGTGGCCAGGCTGCTGATGTGGCTGCAGGAGCCGACGTCGGGCCGGGTGCTGTTCGACGGCACCGACCTGGCTGCCGTCCCCGGCCGGGATCTGCGTACCGTCCGGCGGCGGATGCAGATGGTGTTCCAGAACCCCTACGGTTCGCTGCTCCCGCACTACACCGCGGCCGGCAACGTCGCCGAGCCGCTGCGACTGCACCGCATCGGCGACAAGGAGAGCCGGCGGGCGCGGGCACTGGAGCTGCTGGACCTGGTGGGCGTCAACCCGCGCTTTGCGGACCTGTATCCCCGGCAGTTCTCCGGCGGCCAGCAGCAGCGCATCGCGATCGCCCGCGCCCTGGCACTCGAACCCGACCTGCTGGTGTGCGACGAACCCACGTCGGCGCTGGACGTCTCCATCCAGGCGCAGATCCTCAACCTGCTCGACGATCTGCGCGAACGCCTCGGCCTGACCTGCCTGTTCATCTCGCACAACCTCGCCGTGGTGGAACGCCTCGCCAACCGGGTCGCGGTGATGCGCCAGGGACACATCGTCGAACTGGCGCCGACGGAGGAACTTTTCCGTACGCCGCAAGACCCCTACACCCGCGCCCTGCTGGGCGCGGTCCTGCCCGTCCGCGGATAA
- a CDS encoding Gfo/Idh/MocA family oxidoreductase, with translation MSDLRVGLVGVNTSHASAFARLLNEREVAPGARVTWVWGGELRADQPDAPTLAAKYDIPEVVNDPTDRIGDTDLVLVVDDTGGGANHVPLARPFVEAGVPAFLDKPMAVDLGAAKELFDLAAAKGTPVTSSSALRYAVELAAEKDRIAELGALSSVVSVGPGEWYYYGVHAVEQLFAAVGGGVEWVQRFTWPDRDVAVMSYADGGPTAVVQTLRDAAYRFHLTMYGAQDMHAVRIADFDGFYAGQARAAVEMARTGTPPVRPEETLELLAVLRAGVLSAERDGAKVSVASVLAGD, from the coding sequence ATGAGTGACCTGCGAGTTGGTCTGGTCGGCGTCAACACCTCCCATGCGAGCGCGTTCGCGCGCCTGCTGAACGAGCGCGAGGTCGCACCGGGCGCCCGGGTGACCTGGGTCTGGGGCGGTGAGCTGCGTGCGGACCAGCCGGACGCGCCGACGCTGGCCGCGAAGTACGACATCCCCGAGGTGGTGAACGACCCCACCGACCGGATCGGCGACACCGACCTGGTGCTGGTCGTCGACGACACCGGCGGCGGCGCCAACCACGTGCCGCTGGCCCGGCCGTTCGTCGAGGCGGGCGTACCGGCCTTCCTGGACAAGCCGATGGCGGTCGACCTCGGCGCGGCGAAGGAGCTGTTCGACCTGGCCGCGGCGAAGGGGACCCCGGTGACCAGCTCCTCGGCGTTGCGCTACGCCGTCGAGCTCGCCGCGGAGAAGGACCGGATCGCCGAGCTCGGCGCACTGTCGTCGGTGGTGAGCGTGGGCCCGGGCGAGTGGTACTACTACGGCGTCCACGCGGTCGAGCAGCTCTTCGCTGCTGTCGGTGGCGGTGTGGAGTGGGTGCAGCGGTTCACCTGGCCCGACCGGGACGTCGCGGTGATGTCCTACGCCGACGGCGGTCCCACCGCGGTGGTGCAGACCCTGCGCGACGCGGCGTACCGCTTCCACCTCACGATGTACGGCGCGCAGGACATGCACGCGGTCCGGATCGCCGACTTCGACGGGTTCTACGCCGGCCAGGCACGGGCCGCGGTGGAGATGGCCCGCACCGGCACGCCGCCGGTCCGGCCGGAGGAGACCCTCGAACTCCTCGCGGTGCTGCGGGCCGGCGTCCTGTCGGCCGAACGCGACGGCGCCAAGGTGAGCGTGGCGTCCGTCCTCGCCGGGGACTGA
- a CDS encoding ABC transporter permease: MTEQERPRGQWARAWDRFRANRLALGSLVFCALLVLAAIAAPLVAPHHYAEVDYTARLAPIGAPGHPLGTDLLGRDIAGRLVYGLRTALVVAFGAEITALVLALLVGLVAGYRGGRVEQALMGLTDVMYAFPSYLFAVVLVTVLGRSLFALILAIGIASWVTQARLVRAQVLTLKQREYVEAASAMGARGTTIAVKYILPNAIGPILVTTSFAIPAAISAEAGLALLGLGVQPPTPSWGAMITDGMRYLLAAPHVMVFPATLFALTLLAFTWVGDGLRDAFDPTAEQR, translated from the coding sequence GTGACCGAACAGGAGCGGCCCAGGGGACAGTGGGCCCGGGCGTGGGACCGGTTCCGGGCGAACCGGCTCGCCCTCGGCAGCCTGGTGTTCTGTGCCCTGCTGGTGCTGGCCGCGATCGCGGCACCCCTGGTCGCGCCGCACCATTACGCCGAGGTCGACTACACCGCCCGACTCGCACCGATCGGCGCGCCCGGCCACCCTCTCGGCACCGACCTGCTCGGCCGCGACATCGCCGGCCGGCTCGTCTACGGCCTGCGGACGGCGCTGGTCGTGGCGTTCGGCGCGGAGATCACCGCGCTGGTGCTCGCGCTGCTCGTCGGCCTGGTCGCGGGCTACCGCGGCGGCCGGGTCGAGCAGGCCCTGATGGGTCTCACGGACGTCATGTACGCGTTCCCCAGCTACCTGTTCGCGGTGGTGCTGGTGACCGTGCTGGGCCGCAGCCTGTTCGCGCTGATCCTGGCCATCGGCATCGCCTCGTGGGTGACCCAGGCCCGGCTGGTCCGGGCGCAGGTGCTGACCCTGAAACAGCGGGAGTACGTCGAGGCCGCCAGCGCGATGGGGGCGCGTGGCACCACGATCGCGGTGAAGTACATCCTGCCGAACGCGATCGGGCCCATCCTGGTCACCACCAGCTTCGCCATCCCGGCGGCGATCTCGGCCGAGGCGGGTCTCGCCCTGCTCGGGCTGGGCGTCCAGCCGCCGACGCCCTCGTGGGGCGCGATGATCACCGACGGAATGCGCTACCTCCTGGCCGCACCGCACGTGATGGTCTTCCCGGCAACCCTGTTCGCGTTGACGCTGCTGGCGTTCACCTGGGTGGGCGACGGGCTGCGGGACGCCTTCGACCCGACGGCGGAGCAACGATGA